Genomic segment of Cytobacillus suaedae:
TGAACATAATGAGTGCATTCATAAACTACTAAATTTTTTCATACACAGATTGTTATTGGGGCACATTAAAACTAAATGGAAGGAGTGGAAAATAAATGGGAAACCCGATAGAGGCTGTCTGGAATTTACTTAAAACTCGACTTGATGCTGAGCCAAAATCACCCTTGCATGTAATTGAAGTAGGTGATGTATGGAAGTACCTCGCTGCACTTGAGGAATTTATTAGGTATGAGGAAATAGGTCTGAATACAACGGTTGATGATGAGATAAAAGAGGTATTAACTGACGCAATAAAACAATGTGAATCACAAGCAAAACGCCTTAGTGATTTCTTGACAAAGGAAGGAATTCCGCTTCCTAATACTGCAGCAGCTAAACCTGTCTCAGACCCAAACTCTGTGCCATTAGGCGTCAAATTAACAGATGATGAAATTGCAAATGGTTTGGCATTCAAATTTGTAAACTTAATGATGTTATGTGGGAAAGGGCAAGGAGACTGTCTTCGAAACGACCTTGGGCTAATTTGGGTAGAGTTTTATACTGAATCCCTTACCTTTGGAACTACACTAAAAACATTAATGAGAAAACGCGGCTGGCTTAAGGTACCACCCTACTATTATCCACCAGGAAATACATACGACAGCTAAAAGAATGACTGAAAAACAAAAAAACCACCTATATGGCGGTTTTTCATTTCGCAAACATTGGGGCGATCATTTGAAATAATTTAAAGCCTAGATAGACCCCTACTATCCCGGTGACACCAGCAAG
This window contains:
- a CDS encoding DUF3231 family protein; this encodes MGNPIEAVWNLLKTRLDAEPKSPLHVIEVGDVWKYLAALEEFIRYEEIGLNTTVDDEIKEVLTDAIKQCESQAKRLSDFLTKEGIPLPNTAAAKPVSDPNSVPLGVKLTDDEIANGLAFKFVNLMMLCGKGQGDCLRNDLGLIWVEFYTESLTFGTTLKTLMRKRGWLKVPPYYYPPGNTYDS